TGATCTCTTACAATCCTTTTAATTGTGCCGGTATTCTCTATAATTCCTGTAAACATAGCTCTTATTGATGTACTTTTATAACCCCAAAAATAAGTCTAAAAACACGGTACATGAGTAAGAGTAAGAATATAAGAGTAGGTATAAGTATGGGAGACCCTAATGGGATAGGAGGGGAAATCATACTTAAAGCTTTTGAAGATTCTAGAATGCTCGAATTGTACACTCCAGTGATCTTTGGCAGTACTAAATTGTTGACTTATTACTCAAGGGTGTTTAATCTCACCACTAAGTTTCACGGTATACAAGATGCTTCACAGGCAATAGAGGGTAGGATTAACGTGGTTCGCCTAATCAAGGAACCATTTAAAGTTAATTGGGGAAGTGTGCAAAAGGAAGCTGGTGAGCTTTCTATTAAGAGTTTGAAAAGCGCCGTCTTAGCTTTAAAAAATGATCTTGTAGATGTGCTGGTTACCGCGCCTATAAATAAAGAATCTATTCAGTCAGATGAATTCAACTTCCCGGGACATACTGATTACTTAAATCAAGAACTTGAAGGAGATAGCCTCATGTTTATGGTAACTCCGGAACTGAAGGTAGGTCTTTTGACAGATCATGTTCCATTACGAGAGGTCGCTCAAAATATTGATTCAAAGCTCATCAAGAAAAAAATAGGTACGATCAAAGAGTCTTTGAGGAAGGATTTTAAAGTTGCTAGGCCTAAAATTGCAGTGTTAGGAATTAACCCGCATGTAGGTGACAATGGGACTATAGGTCGTGATGATCAAGATAGTTTGATCCCTGCTCTAGAGGAGTTACGTGTGGATGGGAATATCATTTTTGGTCCCTACGCTGCAGATTCTTTTTTCGGAAATAGAAAGCATCTAGAATTTGATGCTATTCTAGCAAGTTACCACGATCAGGGATTAGTGCCCTTTAAAACCTTGAGTTTTGGGAGGGGAGTAAATTTCACCGCTGGACTTTCTCATGTGAGGACCAGCCCAGATCATGGTACTGGATTTGACATTGCAGGTAAAGGTATAGCAAGCCCTAGTTCTTTTATCTCTGCAATACATACCGCCGCAGATATTTTCAAAAACAGAAAAGAGTATGCAAGACTCACAGAAGATGTACTCAAAGTAAATACCCGCAAGCGTAGATAGTTTTGGTCTAAGGATCTAGAATAATAGCTCATTTAGATATAACTTTTTTCTTTTCAATTAAATCCAATTCTTTTTTTATCTTTGCACGCTCTTTGTAAAAGAGATTGTTATGGAACTCAAAGCTTTTGAAATACAATTTGTAGGTTTAAAAGCAGGGAAGCATGAGTTTTCTTTTGAGGTTGATAACACGTTTTTTGAAAATTTTGGTTTCGACGAGTTCAATAGTGCTGATGTAGCGGTGACTGCTTTTCTGGACAAAAGATCCACGTTGATGGATCTTGAACTGACGGCAAAAGGAGCCGTAAATGTTGATTGTGACGTGAGTAACGTGCCTTTTGATCATCCTGTAGATGCTCAATTGGATCTGGTAGTGAAGTTTGGTGAAGAATTCAACGATGAAAATGAAGATCTTCTCATCTTGCCGCATGGTGAATTTAAGTTCAACATCGCTCAGTACGTTTATGAAATGATTGTGCTGTCCATGCCTGCAAAAAAAGTGCATCCAGGCATTGAAAATGGAACGCTTGAATCAGACATCTTAGATAAACTGGATGAATTGAGTGTAGATCAACCCAATGACCAAAATGAAGATAAAGAAGTCGATCCCAGATGGGACGCATTAAAAAAGTTTAAAACGGATAATAATTTATAGCCATGGCGCATCCTAAGAGAAAAATCTCTAAAACAAGAAGAGATAAAAGAAGAACGCACTACAAAGCTAGCGTACCTACGATTGCTACTGACTCAACTACTGGTGAGGCACACCTTTATCACAGAGCTCACTGGCATGAAGGTAAGTTGTATTACAGAGGTAACGTCCTTATCGACAAAACCGAAGAAGTAGAAGCTTAGTATTTCAAAATATACCTCGATAAGAGTAGTTTCTTATCATTTTCTCAATAAATGACACGTTTTATTAAAAGCGTGTCATTTTTTGTAGTTTATACAGGATTTTTAGTAGCTTTCCCAGCTCTAAATAATTTAGAAGTCTCTTATATGAGTCAGTTAACAGCCGCAATAACAGCGGTAGGTGCTTATGTGCCTGATTATAGGCTTACTAACGCCATTTTAGAAACAATGGTAGATACTAACGACGAGTGGATTACCACTAGGACGGGTATCAAAGAACGTCGTATTTTAAAAGAGGAAGGTAAGGGAACCTCTTTTTTAGCAATTAAGGCAGCTCAAGATCTAATTGATTCTAGAGATATAGATCCTACGACTATTGATTTAGTCATAGTCGCTACAGCGACACCAGATATGCCAGTGGCATCCACGGCAGCTTACGTCGCTACAGAAATTGGTGCTAAAAACGCTTTCTCCTATGACCTACAGGCGGCCTGTTCCAGTTTTCTTTACGGAATGAG
This genomic interval from Nonlabens spongiae contains the following:
- the pdxA gene encoding 4-hydroxythreonine-4-phosphate dehydrogenase PdxA, whose translation is MSKSKNIRVGISMGDPNGIGGEIILKAFEDSRMLELYTPVIFGSTKLLTYYSRVFNLTTKFHGIQDASQAIEGRINVVRLIKEPFKVNWGSVQKEAGELSIKSLKSAVLALKNDLVDVLVTAPINKESIQSDEFNFPGHTDYLNQELEGDSLMFMVTPELKVGLLTDHVPLREVAQNIDSKLIKKKIGTIKESLRKDFKVARPKIAVLGINPHVGDNGTIGRDDQDSLIPALEELRVDGNIIFGPYAADSFFGNRKHLEFDAILASYHDQGLVPFKTLSFGRGVNFTAGLSHVRTSPDHGTGFDIAGKGIASPSSFISAIHTAADIFKNRKEYARLTEDVLKVNTRKRR
- a CDS encoding YceD family protein, which produces MELKAFEIQFVGLKAGKHEFSFEVDNTFFENFGFDEFNSADVAVTAFLDKRSTLMDLELTAKGAVNVDCDVSNVPFDHPVDAQLDLVVKFGEEFNDENEDLLILPHGEFKFNIAQYVYEMIVLSMPAKKVHPGIENGTLESDILDKLDELSVDQPNDQNEDKEVDPRWDALKKFKTDNNL
- the rpmF gene encoding 50S ribosomal protein L32; amino-acid sequence: MAHPKRKISKTRRDKRRTHYKASVPTIATDSTTGEAHLYHRAHWHEGKLYYRGNVLIDKTEEVEA